Proteins from one Gimesia maris genomic window:
- a CDS encoding lactonase family protein, which translates to MNRHDQSRRSFLKSSLAMTGTLPLITGLAHAESKSADKPLMAYVGTFSSPLQDVLDTQVDLPPGNGRGIHLFKIDRKTGAMTPAGIQRMGTSPSCLAVNASGTRLYSTNETDRVGKEKHGSVSAFSINSEDGSLTPLNKVNSGGDGPTYVSIHPSGKYLLIANYFGGSVSVLPILDDGSLGEATDVKNDAGKIGPTTAENAPEGSFAFSGHDHTHAHMIQADPSGRFVLHVDLGLDKIYIWKFDEKTGKLTPNDPPAISLPPGDGPRHFHFHPNGRWFYSIQEEGSTLVLFDYDSKAGTLTARQTVSTLPVGFKGSNFCSEILVSDDGKFVYAGNRLHDSIGIFAVGPQGELTWVADEWTRGNYPRSFSFDPTGEFLYCGNQRADNIAIFKVDRVTGKLTFTGQYAAVGNPSHIVFLDLAKK; encoded by the coding sequence CGCCACGATCAATCTCGTCGTTCGTTCCTGAAATCGTCCCTCGCCATGACAGGTACATTGCCCCTCATTACTGGCCTGGCTCACGCAGAATCAAAGTCGGCAGACAAGCCACTGATGGCCTATGTCGGCACGTTCAGTTCTCCCCTGCAGGATGTACTAGACACTCAAGTCGATCTGCCACCCGGCAATGGACGGGGCATTCATCTCTTCAAGATCGATCGTAAGACCGGAGCGATGACTCCCGCCGGCATCCAGCGGATGGGAACCAGTCCCAGTTGTCTGGCGGTCAACGCAAGCGGCACGCGTCTTTATTCCACGAACGAAACTGATCGAGTGGGGAAAGAGAAACACGGTTCCGTTTCCGCTTTTTCCATTAACAGCGAAGACGGATCGCTGACCCCACTCAACAAGGTCAACTCGGGGGGAGACGGACCTACCTATGTGAGCATTCATCCTTCTGGAAAATATCTGTTGATCGCGAATTATTTTGGTGGATCGGTCTCCGTGCTTCCCATACTCGATGATGGATCACTTGGCGAAGCCACTGACGTCAAAAACGATGCCGGAAAGATTGGTCCCACCACCGCTGAAAATGCACCGGAAGGCAGCTTTGCCTTCAGCGGTCACGATCACACGCACGCACACATGATTCAGGCCGATCCATCCGGTCGGTTTGTACTGCACGTCGATCTGGGGCTGGACAAAATCTATATCTGGAAGTTCGATGAGAAAACGGGAAAACTGACCCCGAACGATCCGCCTGCGATCTCTCTGCCTCCCGGCGATGGTCCCAGGCACTTCCACTTCCATCCCAATGGGCGCTGGTTCTATTCCATTCAGGAAGAGGGTTCGACCCTGGTCTTGTTCGATTATGACTCGAAAGCAGGAACGCTGACGGCACGACAGACTGTTTCAACTCTGCCAGTCGGTTTTAAAGGCAGCAACTTCTGCTCCGAAATTCTGGTTTCAGATGACGGTAAGTTTGTTTATGCAGGCAATCGGCTGCATGACAGCATTGGCATCTTCGCAGTCGGCCCACAGGGCGAATTGACCTGGGTGGCCGATGAATGGACCCGCGGCAATTATCCCCGCAGCTTCAGTTTTGATCCCACAGGAGAATTCCTGTACTGCGGCAATCAGCGAGCAGACAACATCGCCATTTTCAAGGTAGACAGAGTCACGGGGAAATTGACGTTCACCGGTCAGTATGCCGCCGTGGGTAACCCCTCGCATATCGTTTTTCTGGATCTGGCTAAAAAGTAA
- a CDS encoding glycosyltransferase codes for MSVTLVHTGVSHTRIEYCIWEALNQIWPHSSTIARFGTGFSPAREINTVDSDLIISTSLEAAASIKCQEHQLHMCYLEPRSSNHAPLNQQLINSLTEVEFVVPTKTLQNQNRDRFTSFVKPPVDTDFFCSGFDQRTEFYLLVVDGQWTASDQLAVNACQELGRSLSIAGISAEQLPQDLQDHPLIELLGPLDDQQLRDQYRLCSAVICPREVDFDLSAIEAQSCGTPVVIYSDCEAARSVVCFEQNGLGSGIYFEEQAVVSLASSIRELELRPQRCQPVIGWCCAAQFSFHQFQIAFNQAIAKEIAYRIQTAARKKQIQDQQDDQGPAEERIAA; via the coding sequence ATGAGTGTCACATTAGTGCATACCGGCGTATCACATACTCGCATCGAGTACTGTATTTGGGAAGCACTGAATCAAATCTGGCCTCACTCATCTACGATAGCCCGCTTCGGAACAGGGTTTTCCCCTGCGCGCGAGATCAACACTGTTGACTCTGATCTGATCATCAGTACCAGCCTGGAAGCAGCCGCTTCTATCAAATGCCAGGAACACCAGTTACACATGTGTTATCTGGAACCCCGTTCCAGTAATCATGCCCCTCTGAATCAGCAGCTCATCAACAGTTTGACGGAAGTGGAATTTGTCGTTCCTACAAAGACCCTTCAGAATCAGAATCGGGATCGATTCACATCGTTCGTCAAACCACCTGTGGACACCGATTTCTTCTGCTCCGGATTCGACCAGAGAACGGAGTTTTACCTGCTGGTTGTTGATGGCCAGTGGACCGCATCTGATCAACTTGCCGTGAATGCCTGTCAGGAATTGGGGCGAAGCCTCTCGATTGCAGGAATCAGTGCTGAGCAACTCCCACAGGATCTGCAGGATCATCCCCTGATTGAACTTCTGGGCCCACTGGATGATCAGCAACTGCGGGATCAATACCGCCTCTGCTCTGCCGTGATTTGTCCCCGTGAAGTTGATTTCGACCTTTCAGCCATTGAGGCACAAAGTTGTGGTACTCCTGTCGTAATCTACTCGGACTGCGAAGCAGCCCGTTCAGTCGTCTGTTTCGAACAGAATGGACTGGGGAGTGGAATTTATTTTGAAGAGCAAGCGGTTGTGTCTCTTGCCAGTTCAATCCGTGAACTGGAACTCAGACCTCAGCGTTGCCAGCCCGTAATTGGCTGGTGTTGTGCCGCACAGTTTTCTTTTCATCAGTTTCAGATTGCCTTTAACCAGGCCATCGCTAAAGAAATTGCCTACCGGATCCAGACAGCTGCACGCAAAAAACAGATCCAGGATCAACAAGACGACCAGGGACCTGCAGAAGAGCGCATCGCCGCATAG
- a CDS encoding sensor histidine kinase: protein MSNQTIESLEQRVKELETQIEDYQKQLIHAQKMSSVGALASSITHEFNNILTTVINYAKLGLRHKEEERREKAFNKILSAGQRAAKITTGMLSYARGSDSRQEPVDLVVLVKSVIALVEKDLSMNRVNLHTHFEAQPEVSLNPNQIQQVLVNLIVNARQAMPTGGRLDLAVRLNAEANMAEVIVRDSGAGIPSEQLHHIFDQFYTTKEADENGQGGTGLGLSLAKEVMEAHHGRIRVESAVGKGTAFTLKFPLSTAAIEAA, encoded by the coding sequence ATGTCAAATCAAACCATCGAATCACTGGAACAACGGGTTAAAGAGCTGGAAACCCAAATTGAAGACTATCAGAAGCAGTTGATTCATGCTCAGAAAATGAGTTCTGTCGGCGCTCTGGCGTCTTCAATTACTCACGAGTTCAATAACATCCTGACCACCGTAATCAATTACGCCAAACTGGGTTTGCGTCACAAAGAAGAAGAACGCCGCGAGAAAGCATTTAACAAAATCCTGTCTGCCGGTCAGCGTGCTGCAAAAATCACGACCGGGATGCTTTCCTATGCCCGCGGCAGTGACAGCCGTCAGGAACCAGTTGATCTGGTCGTACTGGTGAAAAGTGTGATTGCCCTGGTCGAAAAAGATCTCTCGATGAACCGTGTCAATCTGCACACTCATTTCGAGGCCCAGCCAGAGGTTAGTCTCAATCCGAACCAGATTCAGCAGGTGCTTGTCAATCTGATCGTCAATGCACGACAGGCCATGCCTACCGGAGGTCGACTTGATCTGGCGGTTCGACTGAACGCGGAAGCCAATATGGCAGAAGTCATTGTTCGTGACAGTGGAGCAGGCATCCCGTCAGAGCAACTGCATCATATCTTTGATCAGTTCTACACCACCAAAGAAGCGGATGAAAATGGTCAGGGAGGAACCGGACTGGGTCTTTCTCTGGCGAAAGAAGTCATGGAAGCGCATCACGGCCGGATTCGTGTAGAAAGTGCCGTCGGTAAAGGAACCGCATTCACACTGAAGTTCCCGCTTTCTACCGCTGCCATCGAAGCCGCCTGA